A region of the Cannabis sativa cultivar Pink pepper isolate KNU-18-1 chromosome 3, ASM2916894v1, whole genome shotgun sequence genome:
ACAAATAAGTTACTTTGCATTCAATGTGGAGCAATGCTGCGTTGTTGTTGATTGGATAGATACTTTATAGTTGTTTCAAATTTGATTTGGCATTGTAATAGAAGCAAAAAAGGCAATGCTTCGTTGAAAGTAATGAGCTGTTTAGAGAAGTTTTGAACCAAAATGGAAAATACTTCATTGAATAACTACCAACTAATAACCTATTTAGAGAAGATGTGAACAGTTATGCTTTATTCTTTTGCATCTGCATTGTTGTTAGTATTTGACAGCATCTTTAAAACTAAgtttttaatagtattttgttaaaCCACAAGAAATTCTGTTAGATAGGTATTTATTATATAGGTAAGATAAGATGTGTGTGTGCGACGACTAAAATTAGTGATTAGCCAACAGAGATTGTTAGGTTATGAATTATGATTATGTTTTgagatttaatttatctttattGCAATAGTTGatattagttttaattaatatattttttttttttgtattttgaatCTATTGTAGAATTTTAAAAAggatattagattttttttttcaaatggaaAAGATATTAGATTTAAGAGTCACTGTATTATAATTTTGATGTcaatatttaaaatgtattgtaTTTAAAATTAGTGTGTCAAAGATATAGAATCAACTAAGTCCAACTTTACTAAGAATTTACTATGAGTTAACTTACACCAAATATAGAATTGTTGAAGATTACAACGTGTTTTTATTTATGGGATTAGGGAATAGGAATAAGGAATGAGTTTGATtatcttttttacttttatgggCTGTTTGGTATACATGTTTACTTAATTTAAAGCCCAACCGAACCCATGTTTGgtattacatttttatttttgtagctGGGTCTGGGGAGTCATTTTACTATGGGCTCAACATGGGCTCAACATTGAGGTAATATCCACCTCTCCTCTTGATAACATAACAGTTTCATTTCTCAGGAAAGCTCACCCGACAGGAAGAACAACCAAGCCTAGCCGCCTCTGCTCTTCATCTCCTTCCTTCCATCAACCAATTCTTGCTAAATCaggtatttctctctctctctctctctctctctctctctctctctctctcattttctgGTTGGGGACGAGGGTTTTGGAAAGTGAAAGATTCTAGATGAGATGCTTTTGTTGATTGTTTCATTGAATTGTGATGGTATAATTGTTTATTGAATTGACTCTGAGATTTGTTTTGTGGAATATATTTGTGcttgtgtgaatttcatgaattgaattgtTATGCTTAGATTTAATGATCATTTTGTAGATGGTGACCTATAAACCCTTCAATCTCAGTTATTTAAAAatctacttttattttatttaagtttacaatTAAACATATAAAGCTGAGATTATGTTCATTCTGCTCTGTTTCtctaaaatgaaaaaaagcTTTTGCTCTCTTTTATGTTCTTTGTTTGTTTGGTTTGTatttggattcagttcttgcTCGAGTTGAAATTACAGCCTAACCTTCAAGCAGAGCAGGGGTTGGGGGCAATGATATGTTTCATTGATATTTATGGTGATTTCAAGTTTTGAGCCAAGACATAATACATGGTTTTTACTTTGATTTTGTTTTCTACATTGTAAAATACAATTGATTTACCGTAGTACTATCACCAGTGCTCAGTTTTCATACTCATACGTGAAATGATATCTTGATAAATGAGGGTCTCTtctattttgtgtattttttttactacAATATCTTTCCAGCACTATTCAGTGTAAGCCACTAATGATGGCAATTTCCTTGTTTAAAGGATACCTTAATTTTATCTCGGGTTTGGGGTTTCCTCCAAATTTGGAGGTCAGATATTTTTATGTCCTCAATGATGGACTAATTTAATGTTGGATGTTAAGCTAACATACATACTGGAAGATAATTTCTGGCTAAGGTATAGTGTTTAAAATTAAGCATTTTGTGCCTTACTCATGCTTTATTTGCTTATCTGGAATGTGGTCAATTTGGAGTGGGGCTAAATCGGTTCCTTTTTGTATAGATATTGCAGTTGTATATAAGTTCGAATTTCTTCTGTTTCTGAATATAACAGATATAATGGATCATTGTATGATTCACTGTAGGCTTTTCATCTTTGTAAGATCCacatttcttcttctttctagTACTTACTCAGTGCCCTCTTTCTTTTCACTTGTGTTCTTCTATTTAATAAGTACATCACCCTTTTACTCATCTTTATCACTCACTCTTTTACTCATCTTTATCACTCATTcttttaattatctttttgcttgactATGATACAAATAAGAAACCTATCTCATTTattgatagaaaagaaaaacgtCATTCtctttaattgaaaattttatttccCTAAAAGAATTTAAACTTGTTTACTCTAAACTGTAGCTTTTAAGGAAGTTGCTGTAACTTTGAGTTTTAACATAATTAGAAATGTTTGGTCTAGTCAAGTATGCAAACAAAATTGATCGTTTGTTTATGAGATTTTTATTGATGAGTGTAATTtctttaaatgtatttttttttttttgtgatttttcttttttacatacTTTTTACTCTACATAGTTGGTAATGCATATAAGTGAGTTACTATTTCAAAACTTGATGCAGATATGACTCATCTTCCATTGGTTGCAAAGAAAAAAAGATTTGTAGCAATTTTACTTCAATATATGGAGATGTTAAATAAGATGACACTTCTTTTCATActctaaataattattatttgttgtaAGAGACATATAAGTAGAAATATGTTTCTTGAAAGTTCTTTCTGTAGGCACCAATTACGTCAACTAAATCTTTTTAGAATGATACATGCTAGTGACTTAGCTTGTATAGAAAATACTCGTATGGATAGGAAAACATTTGGTATTTTGTGTCACCAACTTAGAACTATTGGGGGTTTGAAGGGAGCAAAGAATATGGATGTTGAAGAAATGGTTGCTATATTTTTACATGTTATATCtcatataccatacaacaaaatatatatacttacaataaaaaataaaacaaaataatataatattattataaaaaaattgtatataccatattaataaaattatatacaaccataaaataattataccatacttataaaattatatattatctttatatataattaagtaaaagttaaacatgcatgatctaaaataaaataatatactatacaataaaacttattttgggcccccggaaagtgtgggccctaggcacaggcctagcccgcctatgcctagggccgacCCTGGTTATTGTAGAGaccgtattttttttaaaaaaaaattgagttttccttttctatttaattttttatatgagAGTAAAAAAGTAAAGTTTTTCCTAAATAAAGCTATATGAGAAAAAATaccttaatattaatatttaatattgttCGAATCAAACTCAAAGTGTTTTAAGTTAGTTCAAGTCCTCATTCAACACCTCAATTTTGTTGTATCCGCCAGATCTCCAAACCCTAGTTCCCATGTCGACCAGAAAGAAGCAATCAGAGGGTATTGCTATGCTCTCCATGTACAACGACGAGGATGAGGATGATGagatggaggatgtcgaggaagaTGAAAGCAATCAAGAACAACAACGAGAATCGCTTCAAGACAACGATGATAAAGACCCAAGAGATGTTGCTGAAGATGCTTTTATGGTGGATAATGATAGAACAGTGGCTGGTGATTCTGGTAATGATGATAATACACCGCAAGATGTTAATGATGAGAATTATACTCCCAGTAAAAATCAGTTTCGTCCCTCCACACCACAGCAAGCTCAAGTTTCGTTTACCTCGCCCCCGCCACCACATCAGCACCAGCCGCATAATAGAAGGGGAAAGCTTGCGATTGTCGATTACGGTCACGATGAAGTTGCAATGTCTCCAGAAGCTGaggtattttctttttcttgtcaCTTTTATGTAATGATGGGAAATTTGATGGGTTgcctataaattttgtaataatgAACGTTTTGTTCCCCATTTTTGTTTGGGATTTTGGTTGGGTCAAAACTAGGGACATTTGTGCGTTTAAGGTCAGTTAGGCAAAGGAGTTGGtttgttttgtttattaattatctGAAACATTTTGCAGTATTTATCATATACTTATGCTTTTGCAATTGGCATTCACTCAGTGGGCAATTTGAATCAATTGGTGTGGATACTTACATGAGTTTTCTACGTTAGGATGATAATCGTGATTTGTAGTAGCTTATGATCCACTGCCTTATGTTGAAGTGGGTGAATGTGATTGAGGGATATCGAAACCCGTGTAAGTTTGTGagctaaatatttattttttgtcagGAGTTTGTGAGCTAAATATAAATCTATAAATGTGGAATAAACTACCAAAGGGATCAAAAACGTAGTATTTCCCTAAGAAACTCAATGCACATGAATCTgtaagtttgtgaactaaatatttattttttgtcagGAGTTTGTGAGCTAAATATGAAGCTATAAATGTGGAATAAACTACTAAAGGGatcaaaaacatagtatttCCCTAAGAAACTCAATGCACATGCACTTGTTTCACTCTCTCTTTGGCACTTCGAAGCTCACTCTCTATTGATGGTGTAAACTGAAGGGAATTAGATGAGTGAGCTTGGGGACCAATTGAGCTATTTATAGCAGAGGCTCTTCTTTTAAGCCTTGGTGCACGTTGCTGCCTTTGTTTGGTCTGTTGCATGACTGAGCAACATAGATGCATGGCCAAACTTACAAAGTTTCTGCTGCTGGTTGTTGAATGCTGTTAGTgttatacttattttgattttggtGCTGATTGATTGCAGGAGGGGGAAATAGAAGTAAGTGATCGTGTCATGTATGGTACAAATATACAATCTGTAAATGGTACGAATTTTCTATCACTTAGTGTGGGTTATGTGGTTTGATATCTATTTTTTATTCACATTGTTGCCTTTCTTTCCTTATGCATTTTTTCTGCAATTTGTTACTTGTGAGGGTTATTTGTTCTGGTCCTTTTGCTGAGGTTGTATTTATAATTCACATGTTTCTATACCACTATTCAAGTTTGGAATCTTTATCATGTCACATGTTGTGCTTGGTAGTTATATCTGGCTGAGCTTGTAATAATATTGAGAATGAGTTAGGTTTCCTTAGAAGCAATGGGTCTTAGTTTTTTTTGACTGGAAAATATTAACTTTATTAACCAACAAATTCAGTTTCCAAACAAGGTAACAAATCAGTAGGAACAGACTCCATACTGAAGGTACGATCAGGATACAAAATAGCTGACCTAGCAAAGCTATGGGCCACTACATTAGCAGATCGTTTAATAAGCTACAAACtaaaaaagattttataaagtAAGCTCATGAACATTATGTAGTAGTAGGGATTCCATCAGTGGTGGCTTTAGGAGAAGCATTTCCTTTTATATGGTTTTTATGTACAGAAAgtattatattagttcactatatATGTGAAAAATGTTAGATATCtgcttgattttatttacactcCTAATTTGCTTTCATGCTCTTGTAATTCTTCTATAAAATATATCCTGATGAGGGCatatctcttcttcttgtttctGTGATACTATAAGGTGCTTGCAAAAAATTAAGATCGTAAgggaattataaaaaaaaaacatagaaagATGAAGGCAATATGAAATTCTTTGTATGTGTGTATGTATTTTCTTTTGGTTGTTGACTcatttttaaagaataaaatgatattttctATTACAGCTAATGTTGTGGTTGTGGGCTATTCCACATTTATCTTCAATATGTGAGTCTAATCAGCTAAAATTGTTTGTTGTAGGTGATTTCCATGATAGAACACCTCCTGGAACAGTTCAAATTCCAACACCTAGTAATCAAGCAACTCCTCAATTATCAGATCCATCACAATCTGATAAAATGAATTATGCAATGCATGATTCAGAAGTTGGAGGTGCTACGGAGTCTATGGTAGAAGAACATAAGGAGGTTGATCCATTAGATAAGTTCCTTCCACCACCACCAAAAGAAAAATGCTCAGAGGAGTTGCAGGTAAAGTTCCTTCTTCCAGAGCTTTTGGTTCCTAAATTGCACTTATTGAATTTAAgttttctttcattttctcTAAGAGTTCAtatctatgtttttttttggtgttgtgATACTCCAGTTTTTGTTGAgattgtgttttgttgttagtATTTTTGCAGTATAATTTGTTGTTAGACTGGGAAATAAGAAATTCTCATCTTAATGCATTACCTGATAAGTGTGACCTGTATATACTTCTTGGAACAGCATTACTCAATTAATTGCAAAAATTGTTAATCTTTGTTAAAATCagtagttttttatattagggTAAATAGTTGCATAAGTACTcaaagttttgagtttgtaagcGCAATTATATTTTTTAGCGACATAAGTACCTAATTttgtaaaactataatttttcttcAGTTTCATCAGTATTGATTCTGTTATTGTCTTAAATTGGACACATATAAGCGTATTTGGTTTGGACGGAAACATGTAGTATCAattacttcaatttttttttaataaattcaaaacagagTCCTAAACGAAATTGAAAGAATATTATAGTTTTACAAACAATGGATACTTATGCCCTCAAAAAATCGTGGTTTTATGCAGCTTGCCACTAtttacctttattttttttttatgtatttccATATTGCTATTCTAATGTTGCTGCTTTTAAGTTACAATTTTCCTTTTGCTACAGTGTTCGTCTTtttgactaaaattaaattcgTAACCTCCAGTGTAGGCTGAAATTTTAATTTGCCCAATTATTGTGTGAAGGAGtaagtatttatctttttttcttccagatttctctctctctctctctctctctggttGCTGCTTATATATGGTGCTCTAGAAATTATGTTCTTTTGACGCTTTTCTCTGAAATTATTgcagagaaaaataaataaatttcttgAATATAAGAAAGCTGGGAAAAGCTTCAACGCAGAAGTGCGCAATAGGAAGGACTATCGGAATCCAGACTTCCTGCTGCATGCAGTGAGATATCAAGATATTGACCAGATAGGATCTTGCTTcagtaaagaagtatttgacCCTCATGGATATGACAAAAGCGACTACTACGATGAGATAGGTCTGTACAATCCTTATAACAGCTGTCTGCATGAGAATGCCTGTCTGGATATGTATGTGTTGCATGGTGTCCTTTATTCTTCTATGATGTAACTACTGCCTTCGTATGATCTTTCTTGAGCTATATTTTAATTTCCACTTAATTATATCTTGATAGTTAATTTTCTAGAATACAATGGcttcttttaatattttcttttaagaaaaaagAGGCAGGACCTGTTTAGTATGTGGATCAAATATTTTAGAAGCTGTTTGCTGGTTTTGCAAATATCTATTTCGTATGCATCAGTCATTTCTTTATTCCCTAAGATGTCAGAGTGGATAATCTTTTAGTTTTCTAGTGTAGCAATTGGTGGTGGAAACTGCTGTGATACATACCCTacgtttttcttttaaattatgaaattcagcCACATCTTATATTTT
Encoded here:
- the LOC115709640 gene encoding uncharacterized protein LOC115709640 isoform X1 → MSTRKKQSEGIAMLSMYNDEDEDDEMEDVEEDESNQEQQRESLQDNDDKDPRDVAEDAFMVDNDRTVAGDSGNDDNTPQDVNDENYTPSKNQFRPSTPQQAQVSFTSPPPPHQHQPHNRRGKLAIVDYGHDEVAMSPEAEEGEIEVSDRVMYGTNIQSVNGDFHDRTPPGTVQIPTPSNQATPQLSDPSQSDKMNYAMHDSEVGGATESMVEEHKEVDPLDKFLPPPPKEKCSEELQRKINKFLEYKKAGKSFNAEVRNRKDYRNPDFLLHAVRYQDIDQIGSCFSKEVFDPHGYDKSDYYDEIEADIRREMDRKEQERKKNQKVEFLSGGTQPGIISSAAKINLPVPGLRSVPPVAGSGLFSAMPSADAVPRDGRQNKKSKWDKIDGDRRNPLPSVVQDSLSTVGAQATILSAVNAGTGYMAFAQQKRREAEERRSTDRKLERRS
- the LOC115709640 gene encoding uncharacterized protein LOC115709640 isoform X2, with the translated sequence MSTRKKQSEGIAMLSMYNDEDEDDEMEDVEEDESNQEQQRESLQDNDDKDPRDVAEDAFMVDNDRTVAGDSGNDDNTPQDVNDENYTPSKNQFRPSTPQQAQVSFTSPPPPHQHQPHNRRGKLAIVDYGHDEVAMSPEAEEGEIEVSDRVMYGTNIQSVNGDFHDRTPPGTVQIPTPSNQATPQLSDPSQSDKMNYAMHDSEVGGATESMVEEHKEVDPLDKFLPPPPKEKCSEELQRKINKFLEYKKAGKSFNAEVRNRKDYRNPDFLLHAVRYQDIDQIGSCFSKEVFDPHGYDKSDYYDEIEADIRREMDRKEQERKKNQKVEFLSGGTQPGIISSAAKINLPVPGVPPVAGSGLFSAMPSADAVPRDGRQNKKSKWDKIDGDRRNPLPSVVQDSLSTVGAQATILSAVNAGTGYMAFAQQKRREAEERRSTDRKLERRS